TCAAAGGTGGTTCCAGTCTCTGAAAGAGCAGAACTTGACCAATGGATTGTTTCTAAGCTTCAATCCCTGATTGTCGAGGTGGAAGAAGCCATGGATAATTATGATGCAACCAAAGCAACAAGGGCTATCATGGGCTTTACGGTGGATCAGCTATCCAACTGGTATGTAAGATTGGCGAGAAAACGTTTCTGGAGAGGTGAAATGAATGCGGATAAGCAAGCTGCTTATGAGACGCTTTACGAATGTTTATTGTCACTTTCTCAGTTGATGTCTTCTTTTGCGCCGTTCTATTCTGATTGGTTGTATCAAAACTTAACAGAGGCGAGCCAGGATGGAAAAATTTCTGTTCACCTAACAGACTGGGCTAAAGGTAACAGCAGCTTAGTGGATACGGATCTTGAAGAAAGCATGGCTTTGGCACAGACCATTTCCTCTCTTGTACATTCATTAAGAAAGAAAGAGAAAGTCAAAGTTCGTCAGCCGTTACAGCGTATTTTGATTCCTATCTTGAAAGAAAAAACCAAAGAGCAGATCAAACATCTTTCTGAGTTGATCAAATCTGAGGTTAATATCAAGGATATAGAGTTTATCGATGATGCCTCTGGAATCCTTGTTAAAGATGTAAAGCCAAATCTTCCAGTATTGGGTAAGAAATTAGGCCCAAAAATGCGTTTTGTTGTTGCTGCTATCAAAAGCTGGGGACAAGAACAAATTGCAGAAATCGAACGTGAAGGAAAAATCAGCGTAGATGTGGAGGGTGAGCCTTTGGAATTGCTGCTTGAAGAAGTTTTGATCAGTTCACAGGATATCCCAGGTTGGTCTGTAGCTTCCGATGCTGGAGTGACAGTAGCCTTGGATGTGACCATTTCAGATGAATTGAAGCAAGAAGGTGTTGCAAGAGATTTGGTCAATAGAATTCAGAACCTCAGAAAAGATATGGGACTGGAAGTTCAAGATAAAATCAATATCTCTATTGCCGCTGGGATCGATGTTGTTCAAGCTTCTGTTGAGAGCTTTGGAGACTATATCCAATCAGAAACACAAGCATTGAGTTTGCAAATTGTTCCAGAGTTAGAAGGTGGTTCATTATTAGATATGGATGATTTTGAAGTCAATTTAAAAGTGGAAAAGGCCTGAGGGCGAAAAGGAAAGAATGAATAAATACATCAAATATTTTGGTATTGCCTTCTTAGTGATTTTGATTGACCAAGCGGTGAAAATGCTCGTTCATTTCGAAATGGATTTTGGATCCCCCGGGCAAATAAAAGTTTTTGGCGATTGGTTTAAACTACATTATACAACGAATCCTGGGATGGCTTTTGGGATGGAAATTGGATCGGAATACGGGAAACTTATTCTGACTTCTTTTAGATTAGTAGCCATGGCCGGTATAGGTTATTATTTATATACGATCATTAAGGCTAAGAGTCATCCGACTTTCATTGTATGTATTGCCATGATTCTAGGTGGAGCTATTGGTAATTTGGTAGATTCTATCTTCTATGGAGTTTGGTTAAATAATGCACCTTACAATGCACCATCTCCTTGGTTCCACGGGCAAGTAGTAGATATGTTTTACTTCGATATTTGGGAAGGGTATTTGCCTGATTGGCTTCCTATATGGGGAGGTGATTATACTGCACTTTGGCCTATCTTTAATGTGGCTGATGCTTCTATTTTTATTGGTGTTGCTATCATCTTGATATTTCAAGGGAGCTTTTTTCCAGATCCAAAACCTAATCCCAAAGCTGAGGAAAAGGAGGATGAAAGAATCGAAACCCCGCAGGAAAGTAACTAATTAAAAGGCTTCATCTTATATTTTTAGGTTGGAGCCTTTTTTATGGGATTATGATTTTTTGTCACATTTTTTGAAAAAAAAGGGCTCTAAAACTCCTTTCTGAGCAATTTTTATGTAATTTTCAAACTGCATTCATCGCAAAATGTGATGATCATGTCACTTTTGGTCACTTTTAAGAATTTCTTTTTTAAGAAATGACCTTTCATTATTCTAGTACCTTTTATGATAGTTGATCCAGAAAAGCCATTTGAGATAATTTATTCCCTTTTTAGCCATGAGTATTTAGGATTGCTGCTAGATTCCTATGTTATCCAACTGGATGAACAAGGAAGGCTTTCTTTAGCCAATCAAAATATCAGTTCTGTCAATGCCCATGAATTCTCTTCCAAATTGGATAAAGCTGATTTTGAGCTGATCAAGTTGATGGATAGCATGCAGCAGGATCAGGTGGTCAAGAAATACAATAAGCGAAACCTAAAGCCAAAAGAATTCCTTAGAAAAATCTATGAGGGTAAAGGTGTGAATGAATCCATTCAGAAATTGATTGAGGAGAATCTGGAAATCACACGATCAAAGATTTTTCCTTTGTTGAAAGGGAAAAGGTTTTTTGAAATGGGGAATGATGGCAATCCTATTTGGAAAGAAATAGAAGTGGCAGATGAAAAGGCAACTGTCCTTTTCCACTTTCGCAAGAATGAAGAAAATACGCATTACTTTCCTACGATCAAGTATAAAGGAACGAAGCTGGAATGGCAATACAGGCATGGCTTTCTAGTTTGTCATAACCCTGCATGGCTCGTGGTAAATAATATGCTGTTCAGCTTTGCAAAAGGTATCGACGGTAATAAGTTGAAGCCATTTTTAAATAAGAAATTCATTGTGATTGATAAGCGTTTTGAACGCGAATACTATCGAAAATTCATCACACAGCTTTTATCGGTTTTTGATGTTTATGCAGAAGGTTTTGATATCAAAGTAGAACGTGGAAACCCACAACCGATCCTGTGTATAGCAGATCTTCCCGGGAATTTAGGGGTTGATATGTTTGGGGATGCTGTAGAAAATAAAGTGGAGGACCAAGTCGTATTTTCACTGAAATATCAATATGGAGATTACACATTTGACTCGGCCGAATCCATCAATAATTCGGTAAGGCTGGAAGAAAATGGTGAGCATTATATATTTCATAAAGTCATCCGAAGCAAGGAAAAAGAAAAGGCCATCATCAAATACCTAGAAGAGAGAGGACTTGATTTTGATCATGGAAAAAGGGGGATGTCCAAAACAAAAGCTTTCGATTGGATCAGCCAACATTTGGATAGGTTGGAAATCGAAGGATATAAATTTGAGCAGAAAGAAAGTCCAAGAGGAAAAGTATACCATATTGGACAAGCACAGATTTCTATTGAAGTTCAAGAAAATATTGATTGGTTTGATGTCAATGCACAGATTAAGTTTGGAATATATTTAGTCCCATTTGCCAAGCTTCGGAAGCTGTTAGTTCAAGGGAAAACAGAGTTTGAGCTCCCAAATGGTGAGTTTGCAGTGATTCCAGCCTCTTGGTTTGTCAATTACTCTGAGCTATTCTCTTTCTTAGAGGATAAAGGAAATACAGGGCAGCTAGTGATGAGAAAGCATCACTTGGCTTTGGCGAAGACCTTAGAATCTGGAAACTTGGTTCAGTTAACACTCAGTAGAAAACTGGAGCAACTTCGAGATTTTGAAAGTATTGAAGACTACGAGATTCCAGGCAAATTTGCTGGGACCTTACGTCCTTATCAGCATGCTGGATTCAATTGGCTCAGGTTCTTAAACGAATTCAAATTTGGTGGCTGTTTGGCGGATGACATGGGTCTGGGTAAGACGGTACAAACTCTTGCACTTTTGGCCCATGAAGCGGAAGTTAATCAAGGTCAAACATCGCTTTTGGTAATGCCTACTTCCTTAATTTATAACTGGGAGTTGGAGGCAAGGAAGTTTACGCCAGATTTGAAAATCCTAGTCTATACCGGCACCCAGCGAGTTAAAGACCCCTATCGATTCAGTGATTACGATTTGGTTTTGACATCCTATGGAATCATTCGTCTGGATATCAATATTCTTAAGGAGTTCTTCTTTAATTATGTGATTTTAGATGAGTCTCAGGCAATCAAAAATCCAGGAAGTAATATCGCTGCAGCTGTGAATCAGCTAAAGAGCAAGCAAAGGCTGATCCTTACCGGTACGCCTGTGGAAAATGGTACGATGGATCTTTGGTCTCAAATGAATTTCATCAATCCAGGGCTCTTGGGAACGCAGCATTCTTTTAAAAAGCAATTCCTGCTTCCAATTGAGAAGCAAAACGATAAGAATAAAGCACAGAAGCTTCATTCGATGATTAAGCCATTTATCTTAAGAAGGCTTAAATCTCAAGTAGCAACAGATCTTCCAGAAAAAATCACCAATGTGAAGTATTCTGCCATGACGACAGAGCAGGAAAATGTATACGAAGAGGTGAAGAATTATTACCGGGAGAAGATTATTTCCGATATCAAGGCGACAGGAAGAAATACGCAGCAGTTTACTTTGCTAAGAGGTTTAACTCAGTTAAGACAAATTGCCAATCACCCTAAGATGGTCAGAGATGACTATGAAGGTGAGTCAGGAAAATTGGAGGATATTACCTATATGCTTCAGTCCACTATTTCTGAAAATCACAAGGTGTTGGTGTTTAGTCAATTTGTCCGTCATCTTTCCATTGTTAAGGAATACCTGGACAAGGAAGGAATTCCATATTCTTACCTAGATGGGTCAACAAAAGATAGACAAGCTCAGGTAGAAGCATTTCAGGAGAATGATGACATTAAAGTATTCCTGATATCCTTAAAAGCAGGTGGTGTTGGTTTGAATTTGACCAAAGCAGAATATGTGTTCTTATTGGATCCATGGTGGAATCCAGCAGTTGAGGCTCAGGCAATCGATAGAGCACATAGGATCGGTCAGGAGAATAAAGTGATCATCTATAAGTTTATTAGTAGAAACTCGGTAGAGGAAAAGATCATGGCGCTTCAAAACAGGAAGTTGGCTTTGGCTGGAGAGTTGATTGGAACAGAGGAGAGTTTTATGAAAAGTTTGGATCAGGATGATATTGCTGCATTGCTTGCTTAATTTTTGAACTAGAAAAGGAAAAAAAGGATAGGAATTCGATTTCTATCCTTTTTTTATTGACTTGATTGTCAAACAAATAGCTGAATCAGGTCAATTGTTAATCATAATTTATTGTCAAAAGAGAGGCAATACAAACAATATTTTTCTAAATTATACTAACTCAGTACCATTAGAACCTACCACGCGCATGCCAAGAGCAAAAGCCGATAAAGATCGGAAAATCTTTGTGCTGGATACATCAGTAATCCTTTATGCACATAACTCCATTATGAATTTTGCCGAACACGATGTGGTCATTCCGATCACAGTTTTGGAGGAACTAGATCAGTTCAAAAAAGGCAATGACACCAAAAACTTCGAGGCGAGGGAATTTATTCGATTGCTGGATAAGCTATCCAAAGATCAGATGATTCATAACTGGACTCCACTGAATGGGAAAACGAAAGGGAACTTTCGGATCCTGATGAATCCAGAGAATCAGATCAATGCCAATGAGATTTTTGGGGAGGAAAAGAATGATCATAAAATATTGAATGCCGCCCTCTACCTCAAGCAGCATGAAAAAAACCGAAAGGTCATTCTGGTTTCCAAGGATATTAATCTCCGATTGAAAGCCAAATCTTTGGAGCTCCTTGCGGAAGATTATGAAACTGGGAAGATCAAGAATATCACTGAACTTGAGAATACAGGGAAGTATTACTTGGATAACATCGACCCTGATTCTATTAATAAACTGTATGAGCAAGGCTTTATTGAGGCAAAGGCCGTATTGGGGACAAGGAAAAGAAAGGCAAATGCTTATTATATATTAAAAAGTGATAAGAATTCTGTCTTGGCTTATTTCAACCCTGAGGAAAATATACTGGAAAGGGTTGATAAAAAGCTTGCCTACAATATTAAACCAAAAAATGCTGAGCAGACTTTTGCCCTCAATGCCATTACCAACCCAAGAATACGCTTGGTATCAATACAAGGTGTAGCAGGAACTGGGAAAACACTTTTGGCATTAGCTGGAGCGCTAGAACAACGCAGGGATTACAAGCAGATTTTCTTGGCAAGACCGATCGTGCCATTAAGCAATAAAGATATCGGTTACCTACCAGGGGATATTAAGTCCAAATTGAATCCGTACATGGAGCCACTTTGGGATAATCTGAAATTTATACAAAATCAATACAAAGAGACTGATAAAGAATTCCAGAAAATTACGGAGCTGGTCAACCAAGAGAAGCTCGTCATTCAGCCTTTGGCCTATATTCGAGGTAGATCGCTGTCGAATATCTTCTTTATCGTGGATGAAGCCCAGAATTTGACTCCGCATGAGATCAAGACGATTATCTCAAGAGCTGGTGAAAACACCAAAATCGTATTTACTGGGGATGTTCACCAGATCGATACGCCTTATTTGGACTCGCAATCCAATGGACTTTCGTATTTGATTGATCGAGTAAAAGATCATCCTCTTTATGCGCATATCAAGCTTGAAAAAGGAGAAAGATCTGAATTGGCAAACTTGGCCAATGAATTACTGTAGTATTTTATAAAAAGTTGAGGAAAAAAGAAAGGTAGGCTAGTTTTTCTAGCCTACCATAGAATTCAAAGGATAGGTAATTCTTGAATTGATTTTTTAAACTAGCCTAGTGTTTTTTCATCTCAAAGTTGGACACCAATGGCCAGCGAATTGATCCAATGATAGCTGGCTTTTTCATAGGTGTAAGAAAGAACTAAAGGTATCTTTATAGGTATAATATATCCTAATCTTAAACCAAAAACTTCTTGACCATGATCAGTAGTATTATACTGTAACACCTCCCCATTCCCGTCTATTTAAGTAGCCTCATTTCTTTCAAACCCTACCCGCCTATAGCGGAGTTGAGCCATAAAAGTATCTTTAGACTTGATTTGGATCGTTTTGGAAAGTCCGATCCCCATCCAATATCCATTTTGAAACCATTCTGAATAACATATTGAACAATCAAGCAATTTTTCATATCCAATTCCACCTAAGCCATCAAGTCCGATTTTTTTAACAATAGGAAATCGGTACTCAACTCCAAGCCCTACTCCGGCATCAGAAAATCCCCTTAATCTACTTTTTACTTGTTGATAGCTTAAGTTGACCTGAAATCGCTCTTAGTTGTAACCTGAAATTATAAGTCTATTTGTGAATATTTAGACTTCTATACTCCATGGAATAAATCAGTAAGGTTGTCATTTTACACCTTTTGAAGATCGATCCTAAAATTTAGCAACTCCTTTTATTTCCTAATTTCTGCTAATAAAAGGTTAAATCTTGCATTTGTCTGTAACCAAATTTTGTATTGTTTTTTGTCCGACCCTGACTTTTATGTGTACGGAAGTGGACAGGTGTAAACTGTGAAAAGTACCTCTAATGCGAAATCAGGCTGTTTTTTCAGTTTGGGTCACTTTTTGGCATATACCTATCACGAATTTAAACCAATTATTTACTGCCATGATAGCTACATACTTATCCCAAAAAAACATTTGTGCTGTACTTGGCTTACTAATGGCTTTCACCATTGTTTGGAAGGCCAAAACAGAAGCAAGTTCTTACACACAAGATCATACTGCCCGATTTGAAACTACTAAACCAACGAAGTCTATCGGACAAAGCGAAGGTGTATATCACCTTAATCAAAAAACAATAAAGCCTGAAATCTCAAGCGAAATGCTGGAACTCAGGCCTGTAAAATCTTAAAGATAATTACTCGTAAGGGTTAATTTGGTTGATTGTTTGGTTATTCAAAAGAGGTGGGTTTTGCCCACCTCTTTTGTTTTGATCAACTCTCTGTAATGGTGTTCAGTTTCGCTAAGAAACTGTTATAATATTGTCGACCTACTTGGACGATAGCCCCACCTTTGAGGGTGATTTCTTTGGTGGTGAAGTGTTCTATCTGTCCAAGATGGACAATGTAAGATTTCTGTACTCTTAGGAAAATATGGGATGGAAGGATTTCTTCGATTTCCTTCATGGACTTACGGATGCTATAATCCCGGTTTTTGGTATAAATAGTCACCATATTACCATTCGCTTCTACATAGTAAATGTCCTCATAAGGTACTTTCTCAAATGCATTGTCTGCCTTGATAAATACCGCGTCTGTTACTAGGTATGGGCTGTCAGTAGTGTTATTAACGACTGCTGTATCTGTACTTGGTTTTGTCCTTTTATTATAAAGAACAATCTCCACGATCGCATGGATATCATTGGTGTTGAATGGCTTCACAATGAACCCTGCTGGGTTTATTCTCTTAGCTCTCTCGATAATGGTAGGGTCGCTGTAAGAAGTAACATAAACTAATGGCGCATCTACCATTTGCTTCACAATCTCCCCGAGTTCAATTCCATCTTTATCTCCTTTGAGTTTGATATCCATGAAAATCAAATCCGGTCTGAATTTCTTGATTACTTTGATACACTGATT
Above is a window of Algoriphagus machipongonensis DNA encoding:
- a CDS encoding PhoH family protein, which gives rise to MPRAKADKDRKIFVLDTSVILYAHNSIMNFAEHDVVIPITVLEELDQFKKGNDTKNFEAREFIRLLDKLSKDQMIHNWTPLNGKTKGNFRILMNPENQINANEIFGEEKNDHKILNAALYLKQHEKNRKVILVSKDINLRLKAKSLELLAEDYETGKIKNITELENTGKYYLDNIDPDSINKLYEQGFIEAKAVLGTRKRKANAYYILKSDKNSVLAYFNPEENILERVDKKLAYNIKPKNAEQTFALNAITNPRIRLVSIQGVAGTGKTLLALAGALEQRRDYKQIFLARPIVPLSNKDIGYLPGDIKSKLNPYMEPLWDNLKFIQNQYKETDKEFQKITELVNQEKLVIQPLAYIRGRSLSNIFFIVDEAQNLTPHEIKTIISRAGENTKIVFTGDVHQIDTPYLDSQSNGLSYLIDRVKDHPLYAHIKLEKGERSELANLANELL
- a CDS encoding LytR/AlgR family response regulator transcription factor; the protein is MREERILIVEDELSIAENIQEILELLGYTNIDIANSANQCIKVIKKFRPDLIFMDIKLKGDKDGIELGEIVKQMVDAPLVYVTSYSDPTIIERAKRINPAGFIVKPFNTNDIHAIVEIVLYNKRTKPSTDTAVVNNTTDSPYLVTDAVFIKADNAFEKVPYEDIYYVEANGNMVTIYTKNRDYSIRKSMKEIEEILPSHIFLRVQKSYIVHLGQIEHFTTKEITLKGGAIVQVGRQYYNSFLAKLNTITES
- a CDS encoding DEAD/DEAH box helicase, translated to MIVDPEKPFEIIYSLFSHEYLGLLLDSYVIQLDEQGRLSLANQNISSVNAHEFSSKLDKADFELIKLMDSMQQDQVVKKYNKRNLKPKEFLRKIYEGKGVNESIQKLIEENLEITRSKIFPLLKGKRFFEMGNDGNPIWKEIEVADEKATVLFHFRKNEENTHYFPTIKYKGTKLEWQYRHGFLVCHNPAWLVVNNMLFSFAKGIDGNKLKPFLNKKFIVIDKRFEREYYRKFITQLLSVFDVYAEGFDIKVERGNPQPILCIADLPGNLGVDMFGDAVENKVEDQVVFSLKYQYGDYTFDSAESINNSVRLEENGEHYIFHKVIRSKEKEKAIIKYLEERGLDFDHGKRGMSKTKAFDWISQHLDRLEIEGYKFEQKESPRGKVYHIGQAQISIEVQENIDWFDVNAQIKFGIYLVPFAKLRKLLVQGKTEFELPNGEFAVIPASWFVNYSELFSFLEDKGNTGQLVMRKHHLALAKTLESGNLVQLTLSRKLEQLRDFESIEDYEIPGKFAGTLRPYQHAGFNWLRFLNEFKFGGCLADDMGLGKTVQTLALLAHEAEVNQGQTSLLVMPTSLIYNWELEARKFTPDLKILVYTGTQRVKDPYRFSDYDLVLTSYGIIRLDINILKEFFFNYVILDESQAIKNPGSNIAAAVNQLKSKQRLILTGTPVENGTMDLWSQMNFINPGLLGTQHSFKKQFLLPIEKQNDKNKAQKLHSMIKPFILRRLKSQVATDLPEKITNVKYSAMTTEQENVYEEVKNYYREKIISDIKATGRNTQQFTLLRGLTQLRQIANHPKMVRDDYEGESGKLEDITYMLQSTISENHKVLVFSQFVRHLSIVKEYLDKEGIPYSYLDGSTKDRQAQVEAFQENDDIKVFLISLKAGGVGLNLTKAEYVFLLDPWWNPAVEAQAIDRAHRIGQENKVIIYKFISRNSVEEKIMALQNRKLALAGELIGTEESFMKSLDQDDIAALLA
- a CDS encoding lipoprotein signal peptidase, with the translated sequence MNKYIKYFGIAFLVILIDQAVKMLVHFEMDFGSPGQIKVFGDWFKLHYTTNPGMAFGMEIGSEYGKLILTSFRLVAMAGIGYYLYTIIKAKSHPTFIVCIAMILGGAIGNLVDSIFYGVWLNNAPYNAPSPWFHGQVVDMFYFDIWEGYLPDWLPIWGGDYTALWPIFNVADASIFIGVAIILIFQGSFFPDPKPNPKAEEKEDERIETPQESN